One genomic segment of Arthrobacter sp. zg-Y1110 includes these proteins:
- a CDS encoding GntR family transcriptional regulator — MGTELNIPIDRSSPVPLYHQVVQGIEAAIHSGELEFGSRLDNEIELAGRLKLSRPTMRKAMDELVRNGLLVRKRGVGTQVVSSQVRRPLELSSLFDDLERTGQKPATKVLDFRHGPADAAVAKALDLPDGVNTYHFTRLRSVDGKPLAVMENWVRDDIAEITEEGLRSRGLYQILRDAGVNFRLATQRIGATVASGRQSELLETRPGAALVTMERTAVDDAGRSVETGHHVYRADSYTFEMTLVQR; from the coding sequence GTGGGAACGGAACTGAACATCCCGATTGACCGGTCCTCGCCGGTTCCCCTCTACCATCAGGTGGTCCAGGGAATCGAGGCGGCCATCCACAGCGGAGAACTGGAGTTCGGCTCCCGGCTGGACAACGAGATTGAACTCGCCGGCCGGCTGAAGCTCTCCCGCCCCACAATGCGCAAGGCCATGGACGAACTGGTCCGCAACGGCCTGCTGGTCCGCAAGCGCGGCGTCGGCACCCAGGTTGTGTCCAGCCAGGTGCGGCGGCCGCTGGAACTGTCCAGCCTCTTTGATGATCTGGAGCGTACCGGTCAAAAACCGGCCACGAAGGTGCTCGACTTCCGGCACGGCCCGGCGGACGCCGCCGTCGCCAAGGCGCTGGACCTGCCCGACGGGGTGAACACCTACCACTTCACCCGGCTGCGCAGCGTGGACGGCAAGCCCCTGGCCGTGATGGAAAACTGGGTGCGGGATGACATCGCGGAGATCACCGAAGAGGGGCTGCGCAGCCGCGGCCTGTACCAGATCCTCCGGGACGCCGGCGTGAACTTCCGGCTGGCCACCCAGCGCATCGGTGCCACCGTCGCGAGCGGCCGGCAGTCGGAGCTGTTGGAGACCCGGCCGGGTGCCGCGCTCGTGACCATGGAGCGCACCGCCGTCGACGACGCCGGGCGCAGCGTCGAAACCGGCCACCACGTGTACCGGGCCGACTCTTACACGTTCGAAATGACGCTGGTGCAGCGCTAG
- a CDS encoding substrate-binding domain-containing protein: MSEKRSWRRFAAAAALASALTVAACSSEGGRTPEPESQDGGAVADTEQIKVALITHAAPGDTFWDIVRKGAEEAAGKDNVELQYLSDPEGGRQAQLVEQAVEQGVDGIAVTLAKPDALAGALEDARAAGIPVVTLNAGEDRSAELGAFTHFGSNEQLAGQAVGERLASDGYTHPVCVIQEQGHVGLENRCAGVKAVVPGTEVLYVQGTDMTQVESTVTAKLQATDDVDVIVGLGAPYTLTILKSVAGSGSDAKVASFDLNAEMAQKIADGEVIFTVDQQPWMQGYGAVDALWQYHRGGFQLGGGQPVLTGPTIIDSTNASEVLAFAEDGIR; the protein is encoded by the coding sequence GTGTCAGAAAAACGTTCCTGGCGGCGCTTCGCCGCGGCGGCGGCACTGGCATCCGCGTTGACGGTGGCCGCGTGTTCGAGCGAGGGAGGGCGGACGCCCGAACCCGAGAGCCAGGACGGCGGAGCCGTCGCGGACACAGAACAGATCAAGGTTGCCCTGATTACCCACGCCGCTCCCGGCGACACCTTCTGGGACATTGTCCGCAAGGGTGCGGAGGAAGCCGCGGGGAAGGACAACGTGGAGCTTCAGTACCTTTCGGACCCCGAGGGCGGCCGCCAGGCGCAGCTGGTGGAGCAGGCCGTGGAGCAGGGCGTGGACGGAATAGCCGTCACCCTGGCCAAACCGGACGCCCTGGCAGGTGCGCTGGAGGACGCCCGCGCGGCGGGCATTCCGGTGGTGACCCTCAACGCCGGCGAGGACCGCTCCGCGGAGCTCGGCGCCTTCACCCATTTCGGTTCCAATGAGCAGCTAGCCGGCCAGGCGGTAGGGGAACGGCTCGCCTCGGACGGCTACACCCATCCCGTCTGCGTCATCCAGGAGCAGGGGCACGTTGGCCTGGAGAACCGGTGCGCCGGTGTCAAGGCCGTGGTCCCCGGCACCGAGGTCCTCTACGTGCAGGGCACCGACATGACGCAGGTGGAGTCCACCGTCACGGCGAAGCTGCAGGCCACCGACGACGTCGACGTCATTGTCGGTTTGGGCGCGCCCTACACCCTGACCATCCTGAAGTCGGTGGCCGGTTCCGGCAGCGACGCCAAGGTTGCGTCCTTCGACCTGAACGCCGAGATGGCACAGAAGATTGCGGACGGAGAGGTGATCTTTACCGTTGACCAGCAGCCATGGATGCAGGGCTACGGCGCCGTGGACGCCCTGTGGCAGTACCACCGCGGCGGGTTCCAGCTCGGCGGCGGGCAGCCGGTCCTCACCGGCCCCACCATCATTGACTCCACCAACGCCTCAGAGGTGCTGGCCTTCGCCGAAGACGGCATCCGCTA